A region of Chitinophaga horti DNA encodes the following proteins:
- a CDS encoding alpha/beta fold hydrolase encodes MNYEIKTEGKFKFVEEGEGEPLILLHGLFGALSNFMDLVEHFRKTHKVVVPLLPLWDLNILDTSVGGLAKYVHKFLETRNYQNIHLLGNSLGGHIALVYILKHQENVKSLILTGSSGLFENGMGETYPKRGDYEYIKKKTELTFYDPAIATKELVDEVFDIVNNRLKVIKIIALAKSAIRHNLGDELMDITVPTCLIWGQNDTITPPMVGEEFKKLIPNSELHFVDKCGHAPMMEQPAEFNAILGAFLAKLK; translated from the coding sequence ATGAATTACGAAATCAAAACAGAGGGTAAGTTTAAATTCGTGGAGGAAGGTGAAGGAGAACCGTTGATATTACTGCATGGGCTGTTTGGCGCACTAAGTAATTTCATGGACCTGGTGGAGCATTTCAGAAAAACCCATAAGGTGGTTGTGCCCTTGCTGCCGCTGTGGGACCTCAATATTCTCGATACCTCTGTAGGCGGGCTGGCCAAGTATGTGCATAAATTCCTGGAAACCCGTAATTATCAAAATATCCACCTCCTGGGTAACTCCCTGGGCGGTCACATTGCGCTGGTGTATATCCTGAAGCACCAGGAGAACGTAAAATCACTCATCCTCACCGGCAGCTCCGGCCTGTTCGAGAACGGCATGGGCGAAACTTATCCGAAAAGAGGCGATTACGAATACATCAAGAAGAAAACAGAGCTCACCTTCTACGATCCGGCCATCGCTACTAAAGAGCTGGTAGACGAGGTTTTCGATATCGTGAACAACCGCCTGAAAGTAATTAAGATTATTGCCCTGGCGAAATCGGCCATCCGCCACAACCTTGGAGACGAGCTGATGGACATTACCGTGCCTACCTGCCTGATCTGGGGCCAGAACGATACGATCACGCCGCCAATGGTGGGTGAAGAGTTCAAAAAGCTGATCCCGAACTCAGAACTGCACTTTGTTGATAAATGCGGCCACGCACCGATGATGGAGCAACCGGCAGAATTTAACGCCATCCTGGGAGCCTTCCTCGCTA
- a CDS encoding CvpA family protein: MAIDIIFAIILVFAIYRGFTRGLIVAVFSFVACMIGLAAALKLSSTLSVYLQEHAGMNTRWLPVLSFVLLFLGVVLLIRLGANLLEKMVELVLLGWVNKLGGILLYSTIFIIIYSVMLWIANQLYWLSPETKLQSAVYPYIEKIGPWVVKHIGTVLPFFRDIFSDLEAFFENAATHAAGK; the protein is encoded by the coding sequence ATGGCAATAGACATCATTTTCGCCATTATCCTGGTATTTGCCATATACAGGGGATTTACCCGCGGGCTCATCGTGGCGGTATTTTCGTTTGTAGCCTGCATGATCGGGCTGGCGGCAGCGTTAAAGCTGTCATCCACCCTGTCCGTGTACCTGCAGGAACATGCCGGCATGAATACCCGCTGGTTGCCCGTACTGTCCTTCGTTCTCCTGTTCCTGGGCGTAGTGCTGCTTATCCGGCTTGGCGCCAACCTTCTCGAAAAGATGGTGGAGCTGGTGTTGCTCGGCTGGGTAAATAAACTGGGCGGGATATTGCTTTACAGTACAATATTTATTATAATTTACAGCGTAATGTTATGGATCGCCAACCAGTTATACTGGCTGAGTCCTGAAACAAAGCTGCAATCGGCAGTATATCCTTATATAGAGAAGATTGGCCCCTGGGTGGTAAAGCATATTGGGACGGTATTGCCGTTTTTCCGGGATATTTTCAGTGACCTGGAAGCTTTCTTTGAAAACGCCGCCACGCATGCAGCCGGTAAATAG
- a CDS encoding GatB/YqeY domain-containing protein translates to MPLEQTINDAIKAAMLARNEVDLRSLRAIKAAILVAKTAEGANGDISEAEESKLLQKLAKQRKDSLDIFRQQNREDLAAKEEEELLVIERYLPKQMEEAEIRTVLTGIIAQVGAAGPGDMGKVMGVATKQLAGKADGKVISALVKELLAK, encoded by the coding sequence ATGCCGTTAGAACAAACTATAAACGACGCTATAAAAGCAGCCATGCTGGCCAGGAATGAAGTAGACCTGCGCAGCCTGCGCGCCATCAAAGCCGCTATCCTCGTAGCTAAAACCGCCGAAGGCGCCAATGGCGACATCTCCGAAGCAGAAGAGTCGAAGCTGCTGCAGAAACTTGCCAAGCAAAGAAAAGACTCCCTCGATATTTTCCGTCAGCAAAACCGGGAAGACCTGGCCGCCAAAGAAGAAGAGGAGCTGCTCGTCATCGAACGTTACCTGCCTAAACAAATGGAGGAAGCTGAAATCCGCACGGTACTCACGGGTATCATTGCCCAGGTAGGCGCTGCCGGCCCCGGCGACATGGGCAAAGTGATGGGCGTGGCTACCAAACAGCTGGCCGGTAAAGCCGACGGTAAAGTCATTTCCGCACTGGTAAAAGAATTGCTGGCAAAGTAA
- the gldC gene encoding gliding motility protein GldC has protein sequence MSKTSTIQIHVGLDDQKVPEKIEWDATDNTAERMNKAKAMMLAFWDGEEKTALRIDLWTKQMMVDEMADFFFQTFMTMADTFQRATPYHDMSNDLRAFAQSFYKKFEEKLKEEEKR, from the coding sequence ATGAGTAAAACTTCTACCATCCAGATACATGTTGGCTTGGATGATCAAAAAGTGCCAGAGAAAATTGAGTGGGATGCCACAGACAATACCGCCGAACGAATGAATAAAGCCAAAGCGATGATGCTGGCTTTTTGGGACGGAGAAGAGAAAACCGCACTGCGCATCGACCTGTGGACCAAACAGATGATGGTAGACGAGATGGCGGACTTCTTTTTCCAGACGTTCATGACCATGGCCGACACCTTCCAGCGTGCCACGCCTTATCATGATATGAGCAACGACCTGCGCGCTTTCGCCCAGAGCTTCTATAAAAAGTTCGAGGAAAAACTGAAGGAGGAGGAAAAGCGATAG
- a CDS encoding glycosyltransferase yields the protein MRIIIQASWLLVDSPADTGHVYWDFLYALCGQHPEVQFFLVVDSAWQKKLPLPANATVVEKVAGTGAMGQWWWRNYTWPSLVKKYEADLALVIDDVLPTRAGVPTWLVLMHQAAPLRSKDAEKYIGNYRGVITLSNWMKQQVLDKHPGLEDRVHTLAPGSISAIRPVEWEEREEFKRELTGGVEYFAAVGSFHPDNNILPLLKAFSKLKGRLHSNLKLVIAGRATRAGAQLADSLASYRYRDDVVWVKDATSHRLARLIASAYAVVHVATQEGVALPVLAAQVAQVPVVALAGGTGQEAGGEAALYAETGNIDELAEKMGALYKDEMLRNRLLSQIPPTAAEAGWQRFSAAVWELMLPETPVINN from the coding sequence ATGCGTATAATCATTCAGGCTTCCTGGTTACTGGTGGATAGTCCCGCCGATACCGGTCATGTGTATTGGGATTTCCTGTATGCCCTGTGCGGTCAGCACCCGGAGGTGCAATTCTTCCTGGTGGTAGACAGTGCATGGCAGAAGAAACTGCCTTTGCCGGCTAATGCTACCGTTGTGGAGAAGGTGGCCGGCACCGGTGCGATGGGGCAATGGTGGTGGCGAAACTATACCTGGCCTTCGCTGGTGAAAAAGTACGAGGCCGACCTTGCGCTGGTGATCGACGATGTGCTGCCCACCCGCGCCGGCGTTCCTACCTGGCTGGTGTTGATGCACCAGGCAGCTCCCCTCCGCTCAAAAGACGCCGAAAAATATATTGGTAACTACCGGGGCGTCATCACCCTCTCTAACTGGATGAAACAGCAGGTGCTGGACAAACATCCCGGGTTGGAAGACCGCGTGCATACCCTCGCTCCCGGGTCTATTTCGGCAATTCGCCCGGTTGAATGGGAGGAACGCGAGGAGTTTAAACGCGAGCTGACGGGCGGTGTGGAGTACTTCGCAGCAGTGGGCTCCTTTCATCCCGATAATAACATACTGCCCTTGCTAAAAGCCTTCTCCAAACTGAAAGGCCGCCTGCACAGTAACCTGAAGCTCGTCATCGCAGGCCGCGCTACCCGCGCAGGTGCACAGCTGGCAGATTCGCTGGCCAGCTATCGTTACCGCGACGATGTAGTGTGGGTAAAGGATGCGACCTCGCACCGGCTGGCCCGGTTGATCGCCTCGGCTTATGCCGTAGTGCACGTGGCTACGCAGGAGGGCGTGGCGCTGCCGGTACTGGCGGCCCAGGTGGCCCAGGTGCCCGTAGTGGCTTTGGCCGGCGGTACCGGTCAGGAAGCGGGGGGCGAAGCTGCGTTGTACGCCGAGACGGGTAACATCGACGAGCTGGCGGAGAAAATGGGTGCGCTTTACAAAGACGAGATGTTACGTAACCGGTTGCTGTCCCAAATTCCGCCAACGGCCGCAGAGGCAGGCTGGCAAAGGTTTTCAGCCGCCGTGTGGGAACTCATGTTGCCAGAAACGCCAGTGATCAACAATTAA
- a CDS encoding ABC transporter permease produces MSATTSFSQQAWRRLKRNKGAIGGLVVIGLAILTGIFAYLLAPDHSPYANEMVLEVSGQKPGFSVQMLAVPKQQPVARRGFFSRLTNGQESAYVFVPLRSYRVAGDTVIIQKYVDEATTAEERYITEPRVITRTYWLGTDKFGRDILSRLLVGIRVSLSVGSIAVLISLSIGILLGAVAGYFRGVTDEVIMWLINVIWSVPTLLLVFAITLALGKGFWQVFIAVGLTMWVSVARIIRGQVLSIRELQFVEATRALGYSHFRTIVRHILPNILGPVMVVAASNFATAIVVEAGLSFLGVGVQPPQPSWGLMIKENYNFIITHNPLLALAPGVAIMILVLAFNLLGNGLRDAMDVKGKIA; encoded by the coding sequence ATGTCCGCAACCACCTCTTTTTCGCAGCAGGCCTGGCGCAGGTTAAAACGCAACAAAGGCGCCATCGGCGGCCTGGTGGTTATCGGTTTGGCGATCCTCACCGGCATATTCGCCTACCTGCTCGCCCCCGACCATTCGCCGTACGCCAACGAAATGGTGCTGGAGGTAAGTGGTCAGAAGCCGGGGTTCAGTGTGCAGATGCTGGCCGTACCGAAGCAGCAGCCTGTCGCACGACGCGGTTTTTTTAGCCGGCTAACGAACGGGCAGGAATCTGCTTACGTCTTTGTGCCACTGCGCAGCTACCGCGTGGCTGGCGATACGGTGATCATTCAAAAGTATGTAGATGAAGCCACCACCGCCGAGGAGCGGTATATCACGGAGCCCCGCGTCATTACCCGCACTTACTGGCTGGGTACCGATAAGTTCGGCCGCGACATCCTTAGCCGGTTGCTGGTAGGCATTCGGGTAAGCCTGAGCGTAGGCAGTATCGCCGTATTGATATCGTTGTCTATCGGCATTTTGCTGGGCGCCGTAGCGGGGTATTTTCGCGGTGTAACCGACGAAGTGATCATGTGGCTGATCAACGTGATCTGGTCGGTACCTACCCTGTTGCTCGTATTTGCCATCACCCTGGCCCTGGGCAAAGGCTTCTGGCAAGTGTTTATCGCCGTGGGATTAACCATGTGGGTGAGCGTGGCGCGCATCATCCGCGGGCAGGTGCTCAGCATCCGCGAGCTGCAGTTCGTGGAGGCCACAAGGGCGTTGGGGTACAGTCATTTCCGCACTATTGTCCGCCACATCCTGCCTAATATCCTCGGCCCTGTAATGGTGGTGGCCGCCAGTAACTTCGCTACCGCCATCGTGGTGGAAGCCGGTTTAAGTTTCCTCGGCGTGGGCGTACAGCCGCCGCAGCCTTCCTGGGGGCTGATGATCAAAGAAAACTACAATTTTATCATTACCCATAACCCTTTGCTGGCCCTGGCCCCGGGCGTGGCAATAATGATATTGGTATTGGCGTTCAATCTGTTAGGTAACGGGCTGCGCGATGCCATGGACGTGAAAGGGAAAATAGCGTAG